The genomic stretch CGCAGAAGTCGGTGCAACATTAGATAGTCCCACGGATATGGTCGGCTCCGGGTGAAATACAACAAAAAATGGGTAGCCATTGTTGAATCCTACGTTCATCGCCCAGGTATTTGTGAAGTCCCAACCAGCATAAGTGGATCGTGTTTTCATAGCTGCGTCGGTCTCCCCTGTTTCCCCCGCCGTTCCATAGGCGCTGGTTGATTGATTGGAGGTTGTTATATCCCAGAAGCAATCGCTTACTGACCCGGGGTCAGCGCCAATGACAGTGCCCGTTGCCCCTACAAGACCGCCAACATTAGAACTGCCACTCACACTTCCGGTGCTGTAGCAGTCGCTTATAGTTGTGCCTCCGTTTATTCCCACGAGACCACCCACACAAGAGCTGCCGATTACGTTTGCAGTGCTATAACAGTTGGTAGGTAGTCCGTCAAGGTTCAAACCAATGAGACCGCCAGCATAAGAGCTGCCATTCACACTGCCGGTGCTGTAGCAGTTGCTTACTGCTGACGCGAGGTTAAGTCCCACAAGACCTCCAACGTCATCATGTCCAGTTACATTCACGTTTATCAGCCCGAGGTTTACTATCGTCGCTGCAGCTGCCTCGCCAAACAAGCCAACATTATCTGTCGAACTCCTGCTGATATACAAGCCGGTAATGGTGTGCCAGTCGCCATCGTAAGCACCGCCGCTAAATGGCGGCGAATTATTCCCTATCGGCGAAAACCCGGCGCCGGAATTCCAACTCGTATCGGAAGACGCATTTATGTCTGCAGTCTGCCTATAATACTTATTATAATAATTGCCCCAGGCGCTGCCACCCGCCACCGCCTGCAGCCAGTATAGGTTGCCAAGCGAATCTATCTGGTACGGATCGCTCGACGTCCCGCTGCCGGAGGGAGCGATGGCTGTAAATATTGAGATGCCACCGAGGTTCTGCCATCCAAGGTAAGGATAGCCGGAGTTGACGCTAGCAGCCCAATGCCACACCGTGGAATCCCACCCTGCATAATCGAATGTAGATGGATTTTTCATCTCCGCCGTAGTCTCTCCCGTCCCGCCGGCGCTGCTTGACTGGCCGGAGGTTGTTGTATTCCAGAAGCAATCAGTTACCGCTGAGCCTGCACCATCATATCCCGCGAAGCCGCCGACAATAGAGATGCCGCTGACGCTTCCGGTGCTGTAACAGTCGCTTATTGCTGCTGAGTTTCCATTCTCACCAACAACACCACCGATAATAAAGCTCCCGCTCACACTTGCAGTACAGTAACTGTTGCTTACGGTCGATGATGTATCATTGTTGCCTACGAGACCACCGATAACCGTGCTGCCGCTTACACTTCCGGTAATGTAGGTGCTGCTTATAGTCGATGAGTCCTCATCATTTCCTGCGAGGCTGCCGACATAATTCTGCCCGGTTATATTCACGTTTACCAGGCCGATGGAGTCTATCGTGGCTTTTCTGGTGTAGCCGAACAAACCGACATAATTCGTTGAACTCCTGCTAATATACAAACCGGTAATGGTGCACCCGCTGCCATCGTAAGTGCCTGTAAAATACTTCGAGCTATTTCCTATAGGCGAAGACCCGGCGTTAGAATTCCATGTCGATGTCGGAGACGCGTCAATGTTAGCCGTTTGTTTGTAATACCTCCCCCAAGCGGTATCGTTTGCCGTCTCCTGCAACCAGGCAAGATTATCGAGCGTCGCTATAAGATATGGATCGCCTGAAGTCCCGCTGCCGGATGGCTGAACCGCCGTTTGTGCGGCGCATGGCTCGATCGAGAAGAACACCATCGCAAGATTCAGCAGAACGAACAATAATGCGGTGATATTTTCAGATATCTTTCTTGACATTTCTACTCCGTTTGTTAACTTTTCAAAGACGATGGCTCACTTCATCAAAACCAATTTCCTTATCGACACAAACTTCTGTCCGTCATTTCCTTGCGCTGCGATACGGTATAAGTAAACTCCGCTCGCAAATCTGTCCATGTTTATGTTCTCGTTGTATCTTCCGGCATTCATTGTTCCATAGTTGTTCTCGAGAACTCTCTGTCCGAGTACGTTATAGATATCCAGAGTCACCGTCGATTGTTCTTTCAAGTCGAACCTGATCGTAGTCGATGGGTTGAACGGGTTCGGATAGTTCTGGTAAAGTGCGTACGCTTTCGGGTCGCCAATGGTCGTCGAGAGCGTAGCGAGAACTTTAGCATTACCGTTTAATGAAACGCTCTGGATTTCATAGACGTAAGTTCTGCCCGCAACTACTCTTAAATCTGAATAATCATAACCTCTCCCGCCGATCGATGCTCCGTCAGATTTCAGATGATAATTGTTCAAGTATCCTGAGATTATCTTGAACACTTCCGTACCGGGATCTTCCCGAAGGATGTTATAACCTGCGATGTCGATTTCGGATTGTGCTCTCCATGACAGGATAACGGAACCTCCATCCGACTTCGCCTCGAAATCGGTCGCCTCCACGTCGAGCGGGATATCTCCGCTA from Candidatus Acidiferrales bacterium encodes the following:
- a CDS encoding LamG-like jellyroll fold domain-containing protein yields the protein MSRKISENITALLFVLLNLAMVFFSIEPCAAQTAVQPSGSGTSGDPYLIATLDNLAWLQETANDTAWGRYYKQTANIDASPTSTWNSNAGSSPIGNSSKYFTGTYDGSGCTITGLYISRSSTNYVGLFGYTRKATIDSIGLVNVNITGQNYVGSLAGNDEDSSTISSTYITGSVSGSTVIGGLVGNNDTSSTVSNSYCTASVSGSFIIGGVVGENGNSAAISDCYSTGSVSGISIVGGFAGYDGAGSAVTDCFWNTTTSGQSSSAGGTGETTAEMKNPSTFDYAGWDSTVWHWAASVNSGYPYLGWQNLGGISIFTAIAPSGSGTSSDPYQIDSLGNLYWLQAVAGGSAWGNYYNKYYRQTADINASSDTSWNSGAGFSPIGNNSPPFSGGAYDGDWHTITGLYISRSSTDNVGLFGEAAAATIVNLGLINVNVTGHDDVGGLVGLNLASAVSNCYSTGSVNGSSYAGGLIGLNLDGLPTNCYSTANVIGSSCVGGLVGINGGTTISDCYSTGSVSGSSNVGGLVGATGTVIGADPGSVSDCFWDITTSNQSTSAYGTAGETGETDAAMKTRSTYAGWDFTNTWAMNVGFNNGYPFFVVFHPEPTISVGLSNVAPTSATLAGIVTVSEKTVVRFLWGTTSGVYVDSIPASPDTVSGDTATSVSANITGLSAGNTYYYTISDSNAYGYYRGSENSFVAGNYARWGDALSFASGQSAYYSSTLPVYAALTLECWVNWDGTTGTDEGIVYDGNTSSDGFGIYINSSGQLSILVGGINYTASTDTLKPGTWTHLALVRSGGGWTLYDNGIDVAASNASLDVPSGNFFVGGNYNGGPPIEYFNGRIDEVRYSDVERYTSNYATPSSPFTTDANTVALYHFNEGHGTTAHDSSGHGYDLTLYNSPAWATSDISLSVQATDFL